The proteins below come from a single Malus sylvestris chromosome 3, drMalSylv7.2, whole genome shotgun sequence genomic window:
- the LOC126615941 gene encoding calmodulin-like protein 11, with protein sequence MADALTEGQIAEFQEAFCLIDKDSDGLISLEELATVIQSLDQRPTKEEIQDMISEIGADGNGTIDFEEFLNIMSRKMKENVAEELKEAFKVFDRDQDGYISASELRQVMINLGERLTDEEAEQMIREADLDGDGLVSYEEFARMMMLS encoded by the exons ATGGCAGATGCATTGACAGAAGGTCAAATTGCTGAGTTCCAGGAAGCCTTTTGCCTCATTGACAAGGATTCAGATG GACTTATTAGCTTGGAAGAACTAGCAACAGTGATCCAGTCACTGGATCAACGTCCTACAAAAGAAGAAATCCAAGACATGATAAGTGAGATTGGTGCTGATGGAAATGGGACCATAGATTTTGAAGAGTTTTTGAATATTATGTCAAGAAAGATGAAG GAAAATGTTGCTGAGGAGCTCAAAGAAGCCTTCAAAGTATTTGACAGAGACCAAGACGGCTACATTTCAGCCTCTGAG CTGAGACAAGTGATGATAAATTTAGGAGAAAGACTGACTGACGAAGAGGCTGAACAAATGATCAGAGAAGCTGATTTAGATGGTGATGGTCTAGTTAGCTATGAAGAATTTGCAAGGATGATGATGCTCAGTTGA
- the LOC126615940 gene encoding uncharacterized protein LOC126615940 gives MAASESNHIDEHSAAATTIQFDRPVPLLRGPVRASPTDDPSSGPYVLAFRDPKAWANAYRACKSKMMEQCVAGARIGCAISGSEKCKPPWWRALIGQKAPDFKEREQCEEREMEGCLTAAKEKCGGFAKEKCLKSFREARIAGVNVKQAERLVCWGTVADRSTWVNLIGLEKLGISGSTTNYRAGELFGSDSEVDGVLGGENLALKV, from the coding sequence ATGGCGGCTTCGGAATCGAACCATATCGACGAGCATTCAGCCGCTGCAACAACCATACAATTCGACCGTCCGGTCCCATTACTCCGCGGACCAGTTCGGGCAAGCCCAACCGACGACCCGTCCTCCGGTCCGTACGTCCTGGCGTTTCGAGACCCAAAAGCTTGGGCAAACGCGTACAGAGCATGCAAGTCCAAGATGATGGAGCAGTGCGTGGCCGGCGCAAGGATCGGATGCGCCATCAGCGGATCGGAGAAGTGTAAGCCCCCGTGGTGGCGAGCTCTGATTGGTCAGAAAGCGCCGGACTTCAAAGAGAGGGAGCAGTGCgaggagagagaaatggagggTTGTTTGACGGCGGCAAAAGAGAAGTGCGGCGGGTTTGCGAAGGAGAAGTGCTTGAAGTCCTTCAGAGAAGCGAGGATTGCAGGCGTGAATGTGAAACAGGCTGAGAGATTGGTGTGCTGGGGGACTGTGGCGGATCGGAGTACGTGGGTCAATTTGATTGGATTGGAAAAATTGGGGATTTCGGGTTCAACGACGAATTATAGGGCTGGTGAGTTGTTTGGTTCGGATAGTGAGGTTGATGGAGTTTTGGGCGGTGAGAATTTGGCACTGAAGGTGTGA